The window CCTGTGCAAGGGATCTGTTGGAAAGGTCAGTAATAACTCTAAATAATTTCTGATTCAACATACCACCAAGTCCCAGGtcctttcttttccatcGGCAAGAGTAAGACTGGTCTCTTGGACACTTTGTCCAGCACCATCTGGATAAGGCGGTCTCTCGCCCAGCAAGACCTCAATGTTCTGCTTTTTGAGAGTCGCCATGACATGATCATGAAGCTTGGGTCCAAATCGAGGAAGTAGCTGTTGTCTAGAGTGAATAAGCGTCACCTCTTTGCCGGGATATCTCTCTCTGATTTCCGTCACCAGCTCAATTCCCAcggctcctcctccaattACAGCAACTCTGTCAGCCTTGCCGATGCGCTGTTGGAAACCTTTAAGTTCTTCAATGCCGTCACTCTTGTTTTTGGCCACCAGTCGTGCTGGTGGTGGCTGTGCAGCGCCTGTTGCGACAATGAGGTACTCATAAGGTAAAGAATTGCCACTAGCTGTGTTGACATGTGACTCTGTCACGTCGGTTACTTGGTCGCAGTAGTGGTGAAAGATACCCTCGGGGGCTCCTTTGGCAAGGTTCTCATACGAGATGAACGCGTGATGCTCTCTTCCGGAGAAGACGGTATTGCGAGGAAAGGCAAAGGCGTAATTAAAGTGAGAATTCATCTCAATGAGTACCACCCGGTAACCCGAAGGAACTGTGTGAGAGAGTCGCTGAGCAAGAAGCGCTCCTGCAAAAGAGCCAccgacaacgacgacatTGCGCGGGTCTGGTGTGGAGCGGTAAGTATACCGATGGACGATTGCCTGTCCTTTTTGGACCGTCAGCTTTGCAATGAAGCCTAGAACGGCCCTGAGGATCCCCCAGTAAACGTCCAAATCGTTCAAATTCATTATCACGAACTTGGAGGGTAATGATGAGGATTGTACTAAAAAAACAAAGGGTGGGAGGGAATATTTAAGGAGAAGATCTGATAAGGTGAGGTGGGATGATTGAGAGATGATCTGATAAGATGCGGCGATTTAAATGGTTCCAAAGTACCGAAACTTCCGTGGTGTCATTCGGAATTTTGATGTCTATAGACCGAGGCCGAAACCGAAGATCGTCATGGAGTTAAGCCCGAATGAGCCAATAACGTCTCTCAACTACTTCAACTGGGATTAACTCATTACTAGGCTCGGACTTTAAGCATCTGCCGCTTCCGATTGTTACCCTACACACCTTGAACCATGAACTGATGGGATGAGGATGAGTACTGTCCTATGAAGGGTTTTACTGATGTTGTCTagcttgatgatcttggcaagtCACATTAATTGGaaagctgttgatggcgaggGCAAATTGACCGAAGTTAGTTTTGTCATTGCTAGCAAGTCCAAACATTTTGACTATCATGGTTGAGGTGCGTCGACTCCAGGTGATGGCCAAACACAGCGACCATATACAATATAGACCATTAAAACTTTAAAAGTGCCTTATCTCCATCCTCGACAGAAAACTACATTCGCCTATCTAAACTTAATTCCTTTTAAACTCAGTAACAAATCATTCCTACTTATTTAAATCGAGACAAATCAACGACTGGTAGACATCCATTTCACTTGCGCTAAACGACTCAACAACTTCTAAATTAGCAGCCGTTTAAGCTTAGTTCAATCAGTAGTAGACCATGATTTGTTGTAAAACACCTGTGCAACCCAGTTTTGGCCATGTAGGTTGAGCTGAGCTGACCTAAGTCCCCTGACTCAAATTGGTGGCTTCAAGCTTAAAAACGAACTATTGGCAATTATTGACAAGCTAGTGAGAAATAAGAAATTCCGTTACTGTTCTAGTCTAACTAACAACGACTTTAATTTTATTTTCGACCATAGGGCCTAGACTATCACTCTAGCCTCTCACTCTAGGGGACTACTTTAAGCAAATAcgctccttttccttttcctctcttGTAGCTACCATTACtctttcctcatcatcattcaatATGGGTGCCCAAATCTCTGTGGTATTATTCAACGATGTTATTCAGCTCGCCAATGCCGTCTTCAACTGGCCTGGCGTTTCGGTAGTTGGCGCCTCAGTGACGAGTTACTACAAGGTCGACGCCAAAACCTATAACAAGGGCAGCGCTGGCACATTCACCAATGGACCCTTTGGCATAGGGTCTGGCGGAATCTTGTCAACTGGTTGGATCAGCGACGCAAAAGATCCATCTGGTACAATCGACCATGACACGGGAACAGACGGATCAATATACTGTGGTTCAGGCTCTACAACAAACGGCGCTgttcttgaagttgagatcGTCGTTGGCCAAGGATATAACGGGTTAGCAGTCGAATTTGTAATTGGTACCGCGGAGAATCTACAGTAAGAACCTCACTGTTATCGTATTTGACAATAACTAACAATTGACTTCAGGGAAAATGCGGATACTATAGGAATTTATTTAGATGGCGTTCAGTACGCAGTCGATACATCGAACAACAGAATCACTGTCAACTCTGAATATCTCCAGCAACCACTTGGCGTAACAGACACCGAGTTTGTCCGCTCAACTATGTACGATCACTCCTCGCCACCTCTCCTTATGGGTCTTCCGGCTTCCCCGGGTCGACATTCAATGGTATTTGCTATTTGCGACGCGAACAACGGACAGAAAGATTCAGCTATCATGTTCAAGGCCGGAGCGTGTGTTGACTGTGCCGGTGACATCAAACTGAACTATAAGACGACTACCACCACGGTTGGGTCGACATCCTTTGTTTCTACCATCAAGCCTTTTATTACAAACTCTGGAACCGTCGTTTACGGTGTTCCGGTGGAAGCGACCACGACAAGCGAAGAGGTTTATAGCACTACAACTGCGGATGTGACTTCATATAGTGAGGAAGCTACTAGTACTGCCGAGGTTATGTCGACATCTGTAGAATCCACAGTCGCCGAGACAACTACAACCGCGGATGCCTTGCCTACATCCACTGAAGCATCTACAGTCACCGAAAAACCCACTGCCACTGACCTGCCTACAACAACGGTAGTGTCAAGCGAGGAGCCCACAACGACTGATGCTTCCTCGACCGAGACTGACTACACTACGACCActgccatcaccaactcgGACCAAAGCACTGAAACATCCTCTACCGTGGAGTCTAATACTACAACCACGGCAGTTACTTCAGAAGCTACGGCAATCTCCACAGATGTTTCAGTGTCTCAAGCCTCTACATCGATCGATTCGACTACCAGTGACAACTCAGCATCAACGACTGTTGCTCCTACTATGACATCCAGTCAGGTGTCAATCCCGACTgcctcaaccttgaccacTATTAGGAAGCCATGTCGCCCATAAAAGGCTTTTCTGTAAAGATAGATCTAGATCTGATACAAGTAGCGGTATTCGTTTATCCTTAGCAATTAGACACCTGGCGTGTTATTAGACATGATTTATAACACATTTCGATCAAATATTAGAGACTCATAATTGTTTTCGCCGCAAAAGTATATTAGACTGAGCTGCAGAAATGAAAAGCAATAAATATAATCGCCGCGTACGAAATAGTAAAGTCATTGCTAGTAAACGCATAAGAACACCCTAAGCCACACTTCTTTACTGCACCCAGTTTCCGTTATTAGCGATCAAATTTGGTGCGCTGCGTAAATTCCCCGAAATCTTCTTCGGCGTAGCAAACTCCTTCAACCATGCAGTTATATCTGCAACACCCTCAACTTCCACAACGCTCATCGCGTACAGAACCAAACCAGCAACATGAGGAGCCGCCATTGACGTTCCATCCTCTGTGAAGGTATGCGTGTCAGACTTCCAGCCAGAAGAGAGAATACCCACGCCTGGGGCCATGATGTCAACCGTCTTTCCATAGTTGGAAAAGTCGGCGACAGCCCAGTTCTCGTCAATAGCACCGACTGTAATGGTTGTAGCTGCAGAGCCTGGCGATTCCTTGGCCGCGTCGATTGCATCATTTCCAGAAGCGACGACAGTAACgacacccttcttggatgcaTTATCAACAGCCCTGTTGAACGCAACAGACTTTTCACCTCcaagagacatgttgatAACAGCCCTCCATGTGCGATCcctcttgatgatatcgttgaCCGCCCAATTAAACGCGTCAAGGACAATGGAAGTATCACTCTCTTCGCccttgaagaccttgagagCAAGGATGTTTGCCTTCTTAGCGACGCCGTATGTCTTCCCGGCAATGACTCCAGCGACATGGGTACCGTGACCATCCGTATCCTTGTTGTCACCCTTCCAGTTGGTCCAAGCGGCTTTGGCCCGTCCACCGAATTCATTGTGAGAGACACGAACTCCACCGTCAATGACGTAGGCGTACATGTCCGTGCCAGCATAGTTGTCATAGATGTACTCCTTGAAGCCCTTCTTACGGTGTGAGATGGTGCCAAGGTTCCAAGTGGACTTTTTCTGTGTGACTTCAGCTCTCTTTTGGAGATTGTGATCTTTGTTGACGCGAGAGATCTTCCAAACGCGGTTCGGTTCAATTGCGAGAACCTTGTATCATGTTAGTTTAAGTGGTTATGTCAATGGAACATGGTTTCTCACCTCGGGACTCTGCTTGATCAACTTGATCGTTGTACTATCAAACGTTCCCGCGTAACCTTGAAAGCCAGACTTGCTATCATAAgtcttttcaacaccaagctcttCACGTTTTGTCAAGCTTCGCTTGTGCACGCCGTCGACCCACTTCAGATGAGTCTTGGCCATAACGGCATCAATCTCGGGCTTGAGGGTGATAATGTAACTGCCTGGGATAATATCCCCAGGTTCAGCAGCTGGGGCAGCTGGGGCAGGAACAGCAAGACCGCATCCCAGAAAGAGGGTCACTGCCAgggcgatgttcttgaggttgaccATGATGaacgatgagatggaaagtgGATgattgacgaggaagagccaGGACTACGGTCTTTATACGGGTTCACCCATGGTATTAAATTCCCGTATAGCACATAACCGATCGCAATGTTATACTCGCGTAAATCTTGCAAACGGGGATAGCGCGGTGCTTCTCACAATTGCGATCTACATTCGTTAGCGGTTGATTTAGCCTCCCCACTTGTGCCTGGCTGTTCCTGAAAATGCAACCTCATTGTGTGAAGCTTTGACTAGTCTTTTTGATAGTTGTAGCTAAACAGCGATATGGTTGTTTCTAAGCATTGTGGCTGGCCTAGATGTGGCTGGCTTGCCATAACAGGGCACCAATGATGATACAATAAGACACTATCGCCCTTTTGGAGGGTGGCATTGTCGGGTGAGACCCAAATCTGGCTGGCTGAAACCTTTTTGGGGCCAAGTTGGGGAATGTAGGGCTGAGAAATCGAACTTTAAAAACGATAGACAGGTGGTACGATCAAGTTATGCATTACAGGTCCCTGGGTAAGGAAGCTAGGTTCCCGCTATGGGAAAGTCACGAGAGAAATCTTACCCAAGATATGGGAAACTGCTTCCACGTGGTGTAACAGCTTCCTCATCTGACGATCCTCAGAGTTGGAGACCTGAAGCGGGTACCTGCTTTACCACCACATTCAAGGTTTGTACAGCGACACATGATTGCTGGTTCATACATCCCTTTCATAAGCTCAGCTATCTACTAGACAGCCTGTCTGCGCCTATTTAGTACAGCTTATATGCCAAGTTGCTCAAATAGTCAAGGGTCAATAAGGAGGAGCTGAAAACCAGCAGCGGCGCTTAGTAGGCGGGTCGGTAGTCAGCTGGCTGATCAGGGGCTGATCTGCAACCAGCATAAAGTTTTGATCTTGCAGCCACGGTAGTTCCCCTGCCTTAGCTAACTGGGTTTCTCAGATCCACTTACCTTCCGATTGTTGAGCCTAAAAGAGATGGTGTGAGCCTGTGGTCTGACAAGCTTCAAAAAACAAATGCCCTTCTTAACTCAACTTATAGACTGTTCCCTGAATACTAGgtctggatcttgaataGCCAACCATGTATTTGGGTTTCCTCAACATGTTGTGAGAAATGGTCCCATGACTTTCACATTCCAAACTGTTGTGGCTACCGCGTGAGGCTAGCTGGGAGCTATGGATACGGCTATTGAGGAAACGTTAACCGTTAGGTAGAACGCTAGTAATTCCACGCGGACGAGAATCAAGCTTAAGTTATGCAAGAACCCTAGAGGCGTTTTACTATTGATACTTGATGCCTCATACCGAAGCCGTTCTCAGGGACTCTACCCAGTTCAGAGTGTTTGCATGAAAGGTTGATGCACTTTTATAGATCTCGACCAGAACTTATCCTGCGATACGAATGAGATGAAAATCGTTTCGATTATATGATAGATTAGGTTAGTGCCTCTGATTCTAAGTGCCATGCATGTCGGCACTGAGCGCATACCCACCCACATCTACGACGGGTGTAGGCCAGCTGATTTGACTTCGCTAACCCACACTATGGCCGATGAAACTACTATGTTAAGTAAAAGCGACTGAGTCATCATCGTGAAATTCTTGCTACAATCCCATGTCTTTACGCATGTGTTTTGTCACTGGAGAGTGAGTTGGTGGTTATGAACGCAAAACACCACGGCAAACATTGACTGTCTTTGTGGCTACAGAATGCTGGTATTTCAGCATTCTCACGTCAATGACATGTTCCAGCAATGATAGAATATTGTAAATATAGAATTATAGACTGCTAATCACCTGTATCATCAAATACATGTTGACGACGTCATATCATAATCCTCATGAGTTATGCATGTTGGAACAGGGATAGCAATTGCGGGGATGTTGATCATAATTCGTCCACTGACCTTGTTCGCTGGCTACCTGTCCATATCAGGACTAGCATCTCTCTCGACATCCTctttcatccatctcctcatctgTCCCCGCTTCCCACTTACGCCTCCAAGCTGACACGAGTTAGCTTCATCCGACGTCAGTCAGTCATGGCCGCAGATAAGCCGCCTGAAACACGACCCAGCAGCACAAGGAGTCGCAATGGCTGTCTACAATGCCGTTCGAGGCGTGTCCGGTGCGACGAGAAACGACCATCCTGGTAAATCATCTTCCTGCTAGGTCCAGATAAACGCCGCGTTTCACAGACAGTCTGgactcaacaacaaagcaCCCACAATAGCTGACTTTGCTTTATAGTAACAATTGTGTGATCAAAAAACTAGCCTGTTCATATGTTCCAATCCTCCCCCTTCGCGAACGTAGGGCTGCTACACGCCCCGGAGAGCAAACCCCATGGGTCGTCCAAAAGTCCACATCCTTGCCACCTGCCAGGATTTTTGCAAGGCCAGGATATGACTTCCTTGATCCCTTTGACGCGCTGCCAATCAAGATGCcgctcaagtccaaggagcTCCTCCACTATTGTTTGTGTTCAATAGTCTCTCGCAGATAAGCAGTCTCAGCTGACAGGTTCTAAAACAGTCTTACAAGCTGGAGCTACTATTGGGCCTTTGCCTGTAAACCCAAGCGATTGGTCAGTCATGGTGTGTCTGAAAAAGTAATAATTTAATTGCCGATGTTATAGTGTCGCTTCAGCCACTCGCAATCCAGAAGTTTTGCAAAACACAATGATAGTATCAGCTCTTCATATGCCATGAACCAGGGGCGATCTGCTTGCTTTCGACCcacattttctttttcataAGATCGAGAGTATAAAGCAAGTGAATACTTGCGCTTACAACCTCATCTCGCGCGAAGGAGATCTTGCGATGTGCAAAGTACATCAGCACTCTTTGCTTCGTCGAGGTAACTATTTTCTCATTTAACACCATAATGTGCTCGACGCTAATGGGGCCTATCATTTTAGTGCTGTCTTGGTAACTTTGCAGTTGCCGAGTCCCATCTAAACGGCCTAGCGATCTATTTGTCTACCAAGGACAGGGAAACCCTTCGTCAAGAGTGTGACTGTGATGTTGACTTGGAGCTGACGGATCGCTACCTTGTAGTGTGAGTGCCACGACACGCTGAGAAACAGGAACGAATATTAACAACATATTTGAACAGAGCCAGCAACATGATACACAGCACCAAAAGCCGCTTGGCCGAAGTTGTCCCACCCGAAGTAATATCACA is drawn from Fusarium graminearum PH-1 chromosome 3, whole genome shotgun sequence and contains these coding sequences:
- a CDS encoding oryzin precursor gives rise to the protein MVNLKNIALAVTLFLGCGLAVPAPAAPAAEPGDIIPGSYIITLKPEIDAVMAKTHLKWVDGVHKRSLTKREELGVEKTYDSKSGFQGYAGTFDSTTIKLIKQSPEVLAIEPNRVWKISRVNKDHNLQKRAEVTQKKSTWNLGTISHRKKGFKEYIYDNYAGTDMYAYVIDGGVRVSHNEFGGRAKAAWTNWKGDNKDTDGHGTHVAGVIAGKTYGVAKKANILALKVFKGEESDTSIVLDAFNWAVNDIIKRDRTWRAVINMSLGGEKSVAFNRAVDNASKKGVVTVVASGNDAIDAAKESPGSAATTITVGAIDENWAVADFSNYGKTVDIMAPGVGILSSGWKSDTHTFTEDGTSMAAPHVAGLVLKEVWLRVFLCVY